A window of the Cicer arietinum cultivar CDC Frontier isolate Library 1 chromosome 6, Cicar.CDCFrontier_v2.0, whole genome shotgun sequence genome harbors these coding sequences:
- the LOC101503762 gene encoding mitotic checkpoint serine/threonine-protein kinase BUB1 isoform X1, with translation MANSLTFRTKTATDDPLLPFLRSIRTALEDSNGSSENFTNLLSDCITIFKDNHRYRDDPRFLKIWLLYMGVSDDFYRVFKEMMDSNVCAKNASLYVLSASFFEAKGRLCDAQTVYKLGISRNAEPIESMKKAYTLFLSRMSEICNTASNQKVDYKESPILENNGINPWDPSTMNDLLKKIYPLITKFDGYHSNTKSYTGKVALSTLKNASRNKVIEIGGMKYHIKGCAGQGGFAQVYKAHVNSDPDDVVALKIQKPAFSWEFYMYRQLDQRISGRERSSYGFAHRIHLYSDCSILVCDYLSHGTLQDVINSYVVIGKSMEEVLCIYYTIEMLHMVETLHDVGLIHGDFKPDNLLIRYARGSLTEDEFLDRCGSWPDQGLCLVDWGRGIDLHLFSDNTIFKGDCRTSGFRCIEMQEDKPWKFQVDAYGLCAVVHVMLHNSYMEIVKKESSDGGFVYLPRLPFKRYWNIELWKNFFTKMLNNYPGRDDRKLLQELKKSFQDYMGSDPQHIRKLKELLGKQRISLCSA, from the exons ATGGCCAACTCCCTCACTTTCAGAACTAAAACCGCCACCGACGATCCTCTCTTGCCCTTTCTCCG GTCAATCAGGACTGCCCTAGAAGATTCTAATGGCTCCAGTGAAAATTTCACCAACTTACTCAGTGATTGCATCACTATATTCAAGGACAATCACCGTTACCGAGACGATCCCAGATTCCTCAAGATCTGGCTCCTTTAT ATGGGAGTTAGTGATGATTTTTATAGAGTTTTCAAAGAAATGATGGATAGTAATGTATGTGCCAAAAATGCTTCACTTTATGTGTTATCTGCAAGTTTTTTTGAAGCAAAGGGTAGATTGTGCGATGCCCAAACGGTCTATAAGCTCGGCATTTCCAG AAATGCAGAGCCGATTGAGTCGATGAAGAAGGCATATACCTTATTTCTCAGTAGAATGTCCGAAATATGTAATACTGCTTCAAATCAGAAG GTTGATTATAAAGAATCTCCTATATTGGAAAATAATGGCATTAATCCATGGGACCCCTCTACTATGAATGACCTTTTGAAGAAGATATATcctttaattacaaaatttgaT GGGTATCATTCGAACACTAAATCTTATACAGGAAAAGTGGCCTTGTCTACTTTGAAGAATGCATCAAGGAATAAAGTTATAGAGATAG GTGGAATGAAGTACCATATCAAGGGCTGTGCTGGACAGGGTGGTTTTGCTCAAGTATACAAGGCACACGTCAACAGTGATCCTGATGATGTTGTGGCACTAAAG ATACAAAAGCCAGCCTTCTCTTGGGAATTTTACATGTATCGTCAGCTTGATCAGCGCATCTCTGGTAGAGAA AGGTCAAGCTATGGTTTCGCTCACAGAATTCATCTCTATTCTGACTGTAGCATACTCGTCTGTGACTATTTATCTCATGGGACACTACAG GATGTCATCAACTCATATGTGGTCATAGGAAAATCCATGGAAGAAGTGTTGTGTATATACTACACAATTGAAATGTTGCACATGGTTGAAACCTTGCATGATGTTGGATTGATACATGGTGATTTCAAGCCTGATAATCTACTTATTCGCTATGCTAG GGGTAGCCTCACAGAAGATGAGTTTTTGGATCGATGTGGTTCTTGGCCTGATCAG GGTCTTTGCCTTGTTGACTGGGGAAGAGGGATCGATCTACATCTCTTTTCAGATAACACAATATTTAAGGGAGATTGCAGAACATCTGGTTTTCGATGCATTGAAATGCAAGAGGATAAGCCGTGGAAATTTCAG GTAGATGCATATGGCCTTTGCGCTGTTGTTCATGTGATGCTGCATAATTCCTATATGGAAATTGTCAAAAAAGAATCATCTGATGGGGGCTTTGTGTATCTTCCCAGACTACCCTTTAAACG TTACTGGAACATCGAGCTTTGGAAAAATTTCTTCACTAAGATGCTAAATAACTACCCCGGCCGTGATGATAGGAAGTTGCTGCAGGAATTGAAGAAGTCCTTCCAGGACTATATGGGCTCTGATCCTCAACATATTAGGAAACTAAAGGAGTTACTCGGGAAGCAAAGGATTTCTCTGTGTTCTGCTTAG
- the LOC101503762 gene encoding mitotic checkpoint serine/threonine-protein kinase BUB1 isoform X2, which translates to MANSLTFRTKTATDDPLLPFLRSIRTALEDSNGSSENFTNLLSDCITIFKDNHRYRDDPRFLKIWLLYMGVSDDFYRVFKEMMDSNVCAKNASLYVLSASFFEAKGRLCDAQTVYKLGISRNAEPIESMKKAYTLFLSRMSEICNTASNQKVDYKESPILENNGINPWDPSTMNDLLKKIYPLITKFDGYHSNTKSYTGKVALSTLKNASRNKVIEIGGMKYHIKGCAGQGGFAQVYKAHVNSDPDDVVALKIQKPAFSWEFYMYRQLDQRISGRERSSYGFAHRIHLYSDCSILVCDYLSHGTLQDVINSYVVIGKSMEEVLCIYYTIEMLHMVETLHDVGLIHGDFKPDNLLIRYARGSLTEDEFLDRCGSWPDQGLCLVDWGRGIDLHLFSDNTIFKGDCRTSGFRCIEMQEDKPWKFQVDAYGLCAVVHVMLHNSYMEIVKKESSDGGFVYLPRLPFKRKLLQELKKSFQDYMGSDPQHIRKLKELLGKQRISLCSA; encoded by the exons ATGGCCAACTCCCTCACTTTCAGAACTAAAACCGCCACCGACGATCCTCTCTTGCCCTTTCTCCG GTCAATCAGGACTGCCCTAGAAGATTCTAATGGCTCCAGTGAAAATTTCACCAACTTACTCAGTGATTGCATCACTATATTCAAGGACAATCACCGTTACCGAGACGATCCCAGATTCCTCAAGATCTGGCTCCTTTAT ATGGGAGTTAGTGATGATTTTTATAGAGTTTTCAAAGAAATGATGGATAGTAATGTATGTGCCAAAAATGCTTCACTTTATGTGTTATCTGCAAGTTTTTTTGAAGCAAAGGGTAGATTGTGCGATGCCCAAACGGTCTATAAGCTCGGCATTTCCAG AAATGCAGAGCCGATTGAGTCGATGAAGAAGGCATATACCTTATTTCTCAGTAGAATGTCCGAAATATGTAATACTGCTTCAAATCAGAAG GTTGATTATAAAGAATCTCCTATATTGGAAAATAATGGCATTAATCCATGGGACCCCTCTACTATGAATGACCTTTTGAAGAAGATATATcctttaattacaaaatttgaT GGGTATCATTCGAACACTAAATCTTATACAGGAAAAGTGGCCTTGTCTACTTTGAAGAATGCATCAAGGAATAAAGTTATAGAGATAG GTGGAATGAAGTACCATATCAAGGGCTGTGCTGGACAGGGTGGTTTTGCTCAAGTATACAAGGCACACGTCAACAGTGATCCTGATGATGTTGTGGCACTAAAG ATACAAAAGCCAGCCTTCTCTTGGGAATTTTACATGTATCGTCAGCTTGATCAGCGCATCTCTGGTAGAGAA AGGTCAAGCTATGGTTTCGCTCACAGAATTCATCTCTATTCTGACTGTAGCATACTCGTCTGTGACTATTTATCTCATGGGACACTACAG GATGTCATCAACTCATATGTGGTCATAGGAAAATCCATGGAAGAAGTGTTGTGTATATACTACACAATTGAAATGTTGCACATGGTTGAAACCTTGCATGATGTTGGATTGATACATGGTGATTTCAAGCCTGATAATCTACTTATTCGCTATGCTAG GGGTAGCCTCACAGAAGATGAGTTTTTGGATCGATGTGGTTCTTGGCCTGATCAG GGTCTTTGCCTTGTTGACTGGGGAAGAGGGATCGATCTACATCTCTTTTCAGATAACACAATATTTAAGGGAGATTGCAGAACATCTGGTTTTCGATGCATTGAAATGCAAGAGGATAAGCCGTGGAAATTTCAG GTAGATGCATATGGCCTTTGCGCTGTTGTTCATGTGATGCTGCATAATTCCTATATGGAAATTGTCAAAAAAGAATCATCTGATGGGGGCTTTGTGTATCTTCCCAGACTACCCTTTAAACG GAAGTTGCTGCAGGAATTGAAGAAGTCCTTCCAGGACTATATGGGCTCTGATCCTCAACATATTAGGAAACTAAAGGAGTTACTCGGGAAGCAAAGGATTTCTCTGTGTTCTGCTTAG
- the LOC101503762 gene encoding mitotic checkpoint serine/threonine-protein kinase BUB1 isoform X4: protein MANSLTFRTKTATDDPLLPFLRSIRTALEDSNGSSENFTNLLSDCITIFKDNHRYRDDPRFLKIWLLYMGVSDDFYRVFKEMMDSNVCAKNASLYVLSASFFEAKGRLCDAQTVYKLGISRNAEPIESMKKAYTLFLSRMSEICNTASNQKVDYKESPILENNGINPWDPSTMNDLLKKIYPLITKFDGYHSNTKSYTGKVALSTLKNASRNKVIEIGGMKYHIKGCAGQGGFAQVYKAHVNSDPDDVVALKIQKPAFSWEFYMYRQLDQRISGRERSSYGFAHRIHLYSDCSILVCDYLSHGTLQDVINSYVVIGKSMEEVLCIYYTIEMLHMVETLHDVGLIHGDFKPDNLLIRYARGSLTEDEFLDRCGSWPDQGLCLVDWGRGIDLHLFSDNTIFKGDCRTSGFRCIEMQEDKPWKFQVDAYGLCAVVHVMLHNSYMEIVKKESSDGGFVYLPRLPFKR from the exons ATGGCCAACTCCCTCACTTTCAGAACTAAAACCGCCACCGACGATCCTCTCTTGCCCTTTCTCCG GTCAATCAGGACTGCCCTAGAAGATTCTAATGGCTCCAGTGAAAATTTCACCAACTTACTCAGTGATTGCATCACTATATTCAAGGACAATCACCGTTACCGAGACGATCCCAGATTCCTCAAGATCTGGCTCCTTTAT ATGGGAGTTAGTGATGATTTTTATAGAGTTTTCAAAGAAATGATGGATAGTAATGTATGTGCCAAAAATGCTTCACTTTATGTGTTATCTGCAAGTTTTTTTGAAGCAAAGGGTAGATTGTGCGATGCCCAAACGGTCTATAAGCTCGGCATTTCCAG AAATGCAGAGCCGATTGAGTCGATGAAGAAGGCATATACCTTATTTCTCAGTAGAATGTCCGAAATATGTAATACTGCTTCAAATCAGAAG GTTGATTATAAAGAATCTCCTATATTGGAAAATAATGGCATTAATCCATGGGACCCCTCTACTATGAATGACCTTTTGAAGAAGATATATcctttaattacaaaatttgaT GGGTATCATTCGAACACTAAATCTTATACAGGAAAAGTGGCCTTGTCTACTTTGAAGAATGCATCAAGGAATAAAGTTATAGAGATAG GTGGAATGAAGTACCATATCAAGGGCTGTGCTGGACAGGGTGGTTTTGCTCAAGTATACAAGGCACACGTCAACAGTGATCCTGATGATGTTGTGGCACTAAAG ATACAAAAGCCAGCCTTCTCTTGGGAATTTTACATGTATCGTCAGCTTGATCAGCGCATCTCTGGTAGAGAA AGGTCAAGCTATGGTTTCGCTCACAGAATTCATCTCTATTCTGACTGTAGCATACTCGTCTGTGACTATTTATCTCATGGGACACTACAG GATGTCATCAACTCATATGTGGTCATAGGAAAATCCATGGAAGAAGTGTTGTGTATATACTACACAATTGAAATGTTGCACATGGTTGAAACCTTGCATGATGTTGGATTGATACATGGTGATTTCAAGCCTGATAATCTACTTATTCGCTATGCTAG GGGTAGCCTCACAGAAGATGAGTTTTTGGATCGATGTGGTTCTTGGCCTGATCAG GGTCTTTGCCTTGTTGACTGGGGAAGAGGGATCGATCTACATCTCTTTTCAGATAACACAATATTTAAGGGAGATTGCAGAACATCTGGTTTTCGATGCATTGAAATGCAAGAGGATAAGCCGTGGAAATTTCAG GTAGATGCATATGGCCTTTGCGCTGTTGTTCATGTGATGCTGCATAATTCCTATATGGAAATTGTCAAAAAAGAATCATCTGATGGGGGCTTTGTGTATCTTCCCAGACTACCCTTTAAACG TTGA
- the LOC101503762 gene encoding mitotic checkpoint serine/threonine-protein kinase BUB1 isoform X3: MANSLTFRTKTATDDPLLPFLRSIRTALEDSNGSSENFTNLLSDCITIFKDNHRYRDDPRFLKIWLLYMGVSDDFYRVFKEMMDSNVCAKNASLYVLSASFFEAKGRLCDAQTVYKLGISRNAEPIESMKKAYTLFLSRMSEICNTASNQKVDYKESPILENNGINPWDPSTMNDLLKKIYPLITKFDGYHSNTKSYTGKVALSTLKNASRNKVIEIGGMKYHIKGCAGQGGFAQVYKAHVNSDPDDVVALKIQKPAFSWEFYMYRQLDQRISGRERSSYGFAHRIHLYSDCSILVCDYLSHGTLQDVINSYVVIGKSMEEVLCIYYTIEMLHMVETLHDVGLIHGDFKPDNLLIRYARGSLTEDEFLDRCGSWPDQGLCLVDWGRGIDLHLFSDNTIFKGDCRTSGFRCIEMQEDKPWKFQVDAYGLCAVVHVMLHNSYMEIVKKESSDGGFVYLPRLPFKRFPVAIY, encoded by the exons ATGGCCAACTCCCTCACTTTCAGAACTAAAACCGCCACCGACGATCCTCTCTTGCCCTTTCTCCG GTCAATCAGGACTGCCCTAGAAGATTCTAATGGCTCCAGTGAAAATTTCACCAACTTACTCAGTGATTGCATCACTATATTCAAGGACAATCACCGTTACCGAGACGATCCCAGATTCCTCAAGATCTGGCTCCTTTAT ATGGGAGTTAGTGATGATTTTTATAGAGTTTTCAAAGAAATGATGGATAGTAATGTATGTGCCAAAAATGCTTCACTTTATGTGTTATCTGCAAGTTTTTTTGAAGCAAAGGGTAGATTGTGCGATGCCCAAACGGTCTATAAGCTCGGCATTTCCAG AAATGCAGAGCCGATTGAGTCGATGAAGAAGGCATATACCTTATTTCTCAGTAGAATGTCCGAAATATGTAATACTGCTTCAAATCAGAAG GTTGATTATAAAGAATCTCCTATATTGGAAAATAATGGCATTAATCCATGGGACCCCTCTACTATGAATGACCTTTTGAAGAAGATATATcctttaattacaaaatttgaT GGGTATCATTCGAACACTAAATCTTATACAGGAAAAGTGGCCTTGTCTACTTTGAAGAATGCATCAAGGAATAAAGTTATAGAGATAG GTGGAATGAAGTACCATATCAAGGGCTGTGCTGGACAGGGTGGTTTTGCTCAAGTATACAAGGCACACGTCAACAGTGATCCTGATGATGTTGTGGCACTAAAG ATACAAAAGCCAGCCTTCTCTTGGGAATTTTACATGTATCGTCAGCTTGATCAGCGCATCTCTGGTAGAGAA AGGTCAAGCTATGGTTTCGCTCACAGAATTCATCTCTATTCTGACTGTAGCATACTCGTCTGTGACTATTTATCTCATGGGACACTACAG GATGTCATCAACTCATATGTGGTCATAGGAAAATCCATGGAAGAAGTGTTGTGTATATACTACACAATTGAAATGTTGCACATGGTTGAAACCTTGCATGATGTTGGATTGATACATGGTGATTTCAAGCCTGATAATCTACTTATTCGCTATGCTAG GGGTAGCCTCACAGAAGATGAGTTTTTGGATCGATGTGGTTCTTGGCCTGATCAG GGTCTTTGCCTTGTTGACTGGGGAAGAGGGATCGATCTACATCTCTTTTCAGATAACACAATATTTAAGGGAGATTGCAGAACATCTGGTTTTCGATGCATTGAAATGCAAGAGGATAAGCCGTGGAAATTTCAG GTAGATGCATATGGCCTTTGCGCTGTTGTTCATGTGATGCTGCATAATTCCTATATGGAAATTGTCAAAAAAGAATCATCTGATGGGGGCTTTGTGTATCTTCCCAGACTACCCTTTAAACG TTTCCCTGTTGCTATATACTGA
- the LOC101504090 gene encoding ADP,ATP carrier protein 3, mitochondrial, translated as MADGPQYPSVAQKLAGHSYLVSRLSPNYNSRNYSTSGTFTNGGLQTPGLAFASHLSSITVPSPAEKGATGFMVDFLMGGVSAAVSKTAAAPIERVKLLIQNQDEMLKSGRLSEPYKGISDCFARTMKDEGVIALWRGNTANVLRYFPTQALNFAFKDYFKRLFNFKKDRDGYWKWFAGNLASGGAAGASSLLFVYSLDYARTRLANDSKAAKKGGGRQFDGLIDVYKKTLKSDGIAGLYRGFNISCVGIIVYRGLYFGMYDSLKPVVLVGGMQDSFFASFLLGWAITIGAGLASYPIDTVRRRMMMTSGEAVKYKSSLHAFQTIVAKEGTKSLFKGAGANILRAVAGAGVLASYDKLQLILFGKKYGSGGG; from the exons ATGGCTGATGGACCGCAGTATCCATCAGTTGCTCAGAAGTTAGCTGGACATTCTTATCTGGTGTCCAGGCTTAGCCCTAACTATAACTCCAGAAACTATTCTACGTCTGGAACTTTCACCAATGGTGGCCTGCAGACTCCGGGATTGGCATTTGCGTCACATCTTTCATCAATTACTGTGCCTTCTCCAGCAGAGAAAGGAGCAACTGGGTTTATGGTGGATTTTCTGATGGGAGGAGTGTCTGCTGCTGTGTCAAAGACAGCTGCTGCACCAATTGAACGAGTCAAATTACTTATCCAAAATCAGGATGAAATGCTCAAAAGTGGCAGGTTATCTGAGCCATATAAGGGTATTAGTGATTGTTTTGCTCGAACCATGAAGGATGAAGGTGTTATTGCTCTGTGGAGAGGCAATACTGCCAATGTTCTCAGATACTTCCCTACTCAG GCTCTGAATTTTGCTTTTAAGGATTACTTCAAGAggcttttcaattttaaaaaagacaGAGATGGCTACTGGAAGTGGTTTGCTGGGAATTTAGCATCTGGTGGGGCTGCTGGGGCTTCCTCACTCTTATTTGTCTATTCTTTGGATTATGCCCGTACCCGTTTGGCAAATGACTCAAAGGCTGCAAAGAAGGGTGGTGGGAGGCAGTTTGATGGTTTGATTGATGTTTACAAGAAAACCCTCAAATCTGATGGCATTGCTGGCCTTTATCGTGGATTCAACATCTCGTGCGTTGGAATTATAGTGTATCGTGGTCTTTACTTTGGAATGTATGATTCTCTGAAACCAGTTGTTTTGGTTGGTGGGATGCAG GATAGTTTCTTTGCTAGTTTCCTTTTGGGATGGGCAATCACAATTGGTGCTGGTTTGGCTTCTTATCCCATTGATACTGTGCGTAGAAGGATGATGATGACTTCTGGAGAAGCTGTAAAGTACAAGAGCTCATTGCATGCGTTCCAAACAATCGTTGCAAAAGAGGGCACTAAGTCTCTTTTCAAAGGTGCTGGTGCAAACATATTACGTGCTGTTGCAGGCGCTGGTGTGCTTGCTAGTTATGACAAGCTGCAGCTGATTTTGTTTGGAAAGAAATACGGTTCTGGCGGGGGCTAA
- the LOC101504398 gene encoding leucine-rich repeat extensin-like protein 4, with the protein MASLSSPHSFTSCMLFLFFLYLSCFFNNLNAKHDIANNHKHQHRHKHTQNPPSNPRLYRAFLALQAWKHVIYSDPKNTTSNWIGPSVCNYTGIYCAPSLDDPKQTVVAGIDLNHADIAGFLPEELGLLCDLSLLHLNSNRFCGILPTTFTNLTLLYELDLSNNRFVGPFPSVVLSLPSLTYLDLRYNEFEGPLPPQLFNKPFDAFFLNSNRFTSSIPRNLGQSKASVMVFANNKFGGCLPESIVNFADTLEELLLINTSLSGCLPQQVGFLYKLRVLDFSFNNIVGPIPYSLAGLSHLEQLNLGHNMMSGIVPMGVCELPNLENFTFSYNFFCEEEGICKNLTSKRIVFDDRDNCLPEKPRQRSKKECSDNLERPVDCFELCCIEDGFGKNVTAGSVAIPPAAMPVSAPIVAPSFP; encoded by the coding sequence ATGGCTTCACTTTCATCTCCTCATTCCTTTACCAGTTGTATGCTATTCctcttttttctatatttatctTGTTTCTTCAACAACCTTAATGCAAAACACGACATAGCCAACAATCACAAGCACCAACacagacacaaacacacacaaaatCCACCATCAAATCCAAGGCTTTACCGCGCTTTTCTTGCGCTACAAGCATGGAAGCATGTAATCTACTCAGACCCAAAAAACACAACTTCCAATTGGATAGGCCCTTCAGTTTGCAACTACACAGGTATATACTGTGCTCCATCACTTGATGATCCTAAACAAACAGTTGTTGCTGGCATTGACCTTAACCATGCCGATATAGCCGGGTTCTTACCCGAAGAATTAGGCCTTTTATGTGACCTTTCACTTCTCCACCTCAACAGCAACCGTTTCTGCGGCATCCTTCCAACAACATTCACAAACCTTACACTTCTCTATGAACTTGATCTTAGCAACAATAGATTTGTTGGCCCTTTTCCATCAGTTGTCCTTTCACTTCCTTCACTTACCTATCTCGACCTTCGCTACAACGAATTCGAAGGACCGTTACCTCCTCAACTTTTCAACAAACCTTTTGATGCTTTTTTTCTCAACAGCAACCGTTTCACAAGTTCCATTCCAAGAAATTTAGGACAAAGCAAAGCTTCTGTCATGGTTTTTGCAAATAACAAATTTGGTGGCTGTTTACCAGAAAGCATAGTAAACTTTGCTGATACTTTGGAAGAGCTTCTCTTAATCAACACAAGCTTATCAGGTTGTCTTCCACAACAAGTTGGATTTTTATACAAATTGAGAGTGTTGGATTTTAGCTTCAACAATATTGTTGGTCCTATACCTTATAGTCTTGCAGGGTTGTCACATTTGGAACAGTTGAATTTAGGACATAATATGATGAGTGGAATTGTTCCTATGGGAGTTTGTGAGTTACCAAATTTGGAAAATTTCACATTTTCTTATAACTTTTTTTGTGAGGAAGAAGGTATTTGTAAGAATTTGACATCAAAGAGGATAGTGTTCGATGATCGCGACAATTGTTTGCCGGAGAAGCCACGGCAGAGGAGCAAAAAGGAATGTAGTGATAATCTTGAACGCCCTGTTGATTGCTTTGAGCTTTGTTGTATTGAAGATGgttttgggaaaaatgtcaCTGCTGGTTCTGTGGCTATTCCACCTGCTGCAATGCCTGTTTCTGCACCTATTGTTGCACCAAGTTTCCCTTGA
- the LOC101504717 gene encoding transmembrane E3 ubiquitin-protein ligase FLY2 produces MVCLGFDMVEVDAQRLELWFVKRKGDGVLLRIVFGWLVFMLFLSPVVGLRPLRDKTGSWGDEWIFSGKDESDLGPFSQWNITGTYRGTWKFLETTNGSYRFPDIRKVNGNSVIELVSTPTKITGVHYVQGVVIFHDVFDNEYNVGGAQIKIEGVYIWPFRQLRMVANSGKEGGLNQDGDYMLSNPYHLLGVFSSQVFQDSSRHTMWRRKHSPLHGMDKNCNVEISARVSRLSSSKHEGEHDSFQLEGLMESPSVDDDGDCFSPLQLNATSINIGVYYNKAVNYTLMVTFVSFLQVLLLIRQMEHSNTQSGAAKVSIIMIGQQAIVDAYLCLVHLTAGILVESLFNAFATAAFFKFVVFSIFEMRYLLAIWKASRPLSNGEGWEIMRRELSVLYSRFYGILLGGILFMYEFHNYMRPILLLVYSFWIPQIITNVVRDSRKPLHPHYILGVTVTRLAIPLYVFGCPNNFLRIEPDQSWCVCLVLFIGFQAVILLLQHYLGSRWFIPHQILPEKYSYYRRSSQDINHATDCVICMTAIDITPRSNDCMVTPCDHFFHTGCLQRWMDIKMECPTCRRPLPPA; encoded by the exons ATGGTTTGTTTGGGGTTTGATATGGTTGAGGTTGATGCTCAAAGGTTGGAGCTTTGGTTTGTTAAGAGGAAGGGAGATGGAGTTTTGTTGAGGATTGTGTTTGGGTGGTTGGTGTTTATGTTGTTTCTTAGTCCTGTGGTTGGTCTCAGACCCTTAAGGGATAAAACTGGTTCATGGGGTGATGAG TGGATTTTTTCCGGAAAAGACGAAAGCGACTTAGGTCCATTTTCACAGTGGAACATAACTGGAACTTACAGAG GGACTTGGAAGTTTTTAGAAACTACAAATGGCTCTTATAGATTTCCAGACATTCGAAAAGTAAATGGAAACTCTGTAATTGAATTAGTTAGTACGCCCACAAAGATAACTGGTGTACATTATGTGCAG GGAGTAGTTATATTCCATGATGTGTTTGACAACGAATACAATGTTGGCGGCGCTCAAATCAAAATAGAAGGTGTATATATATGGCCTTTTAGACAACTTCGAATGGTTGCCAACAG CGGAAAAGAGGGAGGGTTGAATCAGGATGGAGATTATATGTTATCAAATCCATATCATCTG CTTGGAGTTTTCTCTTCTCAAGTATTCCAAGATTCTTCACGACATACGATGTGGAGAAGAAAGCATT CTCCATTGCATGGCATGGACAAAAATTGTAATGTTGAAATTTCAGCACGGGTTTCACGCTTGTCATCGTCAAAACATG AAGGGGAGCACGACTCTTTTCAGCTGGAAGGCTTAATGGAAAGTCCGTCCGTGGATGATGACGGAGATTGCTTCTCGCCGTTACAGTTAAATgcaacatctattaatatcggAGTATACTACAATAAAGCAGTGAACTATACCTTGATGGTTACTTTT GTCTCATTCTTGCAAGTTCTTCTGTTGATTCGACAAATGGAGCATAGCAACACCCAATCT GGGGCTGCTAAGGTTTCAATAATAATGATTGGCCAGCAAGCTATAGTGGATGCTTATCTTTGCCTTGTGCATCTGACAGCCGGAATTCTAGTTG AGTCCTTGTTCAATGCTTTTGCAACTGCAGCATTCTTCAAGTTTGTAGTTTTCTCAATATTCGAGATGAGATATCTCCTCGCCATTTGGAAGGCGAGTCGGCCTTTGAGTAATGGCGAAGGTTGGGAGATAATGAGGCGCGAGCTTTCAGTTTTATACAGCCGTTTCT ATGGGATCCTGTTAGGGGGAATTCTATTCATGTATGAATTCCATAATTATATGAGACCTATTCTTCTTCTTGTATACTCCTTTTGGATACCTCAGATAATAACAAATGTTGTTCGCGATTCACGCAAACCATTGCATCCTCATTATATATTAGGTGTAACCGTTACTCGGCTAGCTATCCCGTTATATGTTTTTGGTTGTCCTAACAACTTCTTGCGCATAGAACCGGATCAGAGCTGGTGCGTTtgtttggttttatttattGGATTCCAAGCCGTAATTCTCCTCCTTCAGCATTATCTCGGCTCCCGTTGGTTCATTCCTCATCAG ATTCTACCTGAGAAATACAGCTATTATAGAAGATCTTCTCAGGATATAAATCATGCAACAGACTGTGTTATTTGCATGACAGCCATCGATATCACGCCGCGATCAAATGATTGCATG GTGACGCCTTGTGATCATTTTTTCCACACCGGCTGTTTACAAAGATGGATGGATATAAAGATGGAGTGCCCGACATGCCGGCGTCCGCTCCCACCTGCATGA